The following coding sequences lie in one Deltaproteobacteria bacterium genomic window:
- the sfsA gene encoding DNA/RNA nuclease SfsA: MHLFGKVERATFVARPNRFTVECVLKGKRVTAYLPNPGRLWELMIPGATVYLERAAAAERKLSFTAVAVERSGIPVMLHTHRTNDVAAALIEENRIPGLEGFRITGREVRLNRSRVDFRLERGREEILLEVKSCTLFGSRVAMFPDAVTARGRRHLEELARIPGKGKRGAILFIVHWPHAEYFLPEYHTDLPFSLSFLEARDKLTILTAAVGWKGDLSREDSVTPLTVPWEVIAREAKDRGSYLIILRLSRRRVLSVGKLGRVAFPKGYYVYCGSAKKNLTGRIARHRRLRKKHFWHIDYLREAGEFVAALPVRTGDDLECEIARSVEKLGEVPVPSFGASDCSCPSHLVKMPHNPLYSAKFHYLLQYYRMDRLFTDS; this comes from the coding sequence ATGCACCTCTTCGGTAAAGTAGAGCGCGCTACATTCGTGGCCAGGCCGAACCGGTTCACCGTGGAATGTGTCCTAAAGGGGAAGCGGGTAACGGCATACCTCCCGAACCCCGGCAGGTTGTGGGAGCTGATGATTCCGGGGGCCACCGTTTATCTGGAGAGGGCCGCTGCGGCGGAAAGGAAGCTTTCCTTCACGGCGGTTGCGGTGGAGCGGTCGGGGATCCCCGTCATGCTCCACACCCACCGCACAAACGACGTCGCCGCAGCTCTCATCGAAGAAAACCGCATCCCGGGGCTCGAAGGTTTCAGGATCACGGGACGGGAAGTGCGCCTCAACCGGAGCCGGGTCGACTTTCGCCTCGAAAGGGGGCGCGAGGAGATCCTCCTGGAGGTGAAATCGTGCACCCTCTTCGGCAGCAGGGTGGCCATGTTTCCCGATGCGGTGACGGCCCGGGGGAGGAGGCATCTCGAGGAGCTCGCGCGCATTCCGGGAAAGGGGAAACGGGGCGCGATCCTCTTCATCGTCCACTGGCCTCACGCCGAGTACTTCCTTCCCGAGTATCACACGGACCTTCCCTTCTCCCTTTCATTTCTCGAGGCCAGGGACAAGCTTACGATACTGACCGCTGCCGTTGGCTGGAAAGGCGACCTGTCACGGGAGGATTCGGTCACACCGCTGACCGTCCCCTGGGAGGTGATTGCCCGGGAAGCGAAGGACAGGGGCAGCTACCTCATCATCCTCCGTCTTTCGCGAAGGAGGGTGCTTTCTGTGGGAAAACTCGGAAGGGTAGCGTTTCCCAAAGGATACTACGTTTACTGCGGTTCTGCGAAAAAGAACCTCACCGGGAGGATAGCGCGGCACCGGCGGCTCAGGAAGAAGCATTTCTGGCACATCGACTACCTCCGGGAGGCCGGTGAGTTCGTCGCCGCCCTTCCCGTGAGGACGGGCGACGACCTGGAGTGCGAAATCGCCCGTTCTGTGGAAAAATTGGGAGAAGTGCCGGTGCCCTCTTTCGGGGCTTCCGACTGCTCGTGCCCATCACACCTTGTCAAAATGCCCCACAATCCCTTATATTCTGCAAAGTTTCATTATTTGCTGCAATATTACAGAATGGACAGGCTCTTCACGGACTCCTGA
- a CDS encoding acetyl-CoA C-acyltransferase, which produces MSTVYIVSPKRTAIGRALRGTLKDTRPDDLAAEVIKGILEENPDLDPGRIDDIILGCAMPEAEQGMNVARIAAFKAGVPCDVPAMTINRFCSSGLQSIAIAADRVFSGASGLIVAGGTESMSMVPMGGNKVAFNPDLIESYPEVYMPMGLTAEEVVKKYEISREEQDAFALKSHQRAVAAISGGRFGEEIVPVETFVFIADNGGPPVKKQVLFDTDEGPREDTSLAALSKLRPAFSSTGTVTAGNSSQMSDGAAAVLVASAEAVEAYDLKPLARFLGYDVAGVPPEIMGIGPVKAIPKVLQRLGIKQGDIGLIELNEAFAAQSLAVMQELGLDPERVNVNGGAIALGHPLGCTGAKLTATLLYEMKRQGVSLGMVTMCIGGGMGAAGVFELM; this is translated from the coding sequence ATGAGCACCGTATACATAGTGTCTCCAAAAAGGACGGCAATTGGCCGTGCGTTGAGGGGAACGTTGAAGGATACGAGGCCCGACGACCTGGCCGCGGAGGTCATAAAGGGCATACTGGAGGAAAACCCCGACCTCGATCCGGGCAGGATCGATGACATAATCCTCGGCTGCGCCATGCCCGAGGCGGAACAGGGGATGAACGTGGCGAGGATAGCCGCCTTCAAGGCAGGAGTACCCTGCGATGTGCCCGCTATGACGATAAACAGGTTCTGTTCCTCGGGGCTCCAGTCCATTGCCATAGCAGCAGACAGGGTCTTTTCGGGTGCTTCGGGGCTGATCGTGGCGGGCGGGACGGAGAGCATGAGCATGGTCCCCATGGGCGGAAACAAGGTTGCCTTCAATCCCGATCTCATCGAGAGCTATCCCGAAGTGTACATGCCGATGGGCCTCACGGCGGAGGAGGTGGTAAAGAAGTACGAAATTTCTCGTGAGGAACAGGACGCCTTTGCCCTGAAAAGTCACCAGAGGGCGGTCGCTGCGATCTCGGGGGGCAGGTTCGGGGAGGAGATAGTTCCCGTCGAGACTTTCGTGTTCATTGCAGACAACGGCGGTCCCCCGGTCAAGAAGCAGGTCCTGTTCGACACCGACGAGGGACCGAGGGAGGACACCTCCCTGGCGGCCCTTTCCAAGCTCAGGCCCGCCTTCTCTTCCACGGGAACGGTCACCGCGGGAAATTCTTCCCAGATGAGCGACGGGGCCGCGGCCGTCCTGGTCGCGTCCGCCGAAGCCGTTGAAGCTTACGACCTCAAACCTCTCGCCAGGTTCCTCGGTTATGACGTTGCCGGCGTTCCCCCCGAGATCATGGGGATCGGCCCCGTGAAGGCGATACCGAAGGTTCTTCAGAGGCTCGGCATCAAACAGGGGGATATCGGTCTGATCGAGTTAAACGAGGCATTTGCGGCCCAGTCGCTTGCCGTGATGCAAGAGCTCGGCCTCGATCCTGAGAGGGTAAATGTCAACGGCGGGGCCATCGCGCTGGGTCATCCGCTGGGGTGCACCGGCGCAAAACTGACGGCGACGCTCCTTTACGAGATGAAGAGGCAGGGCGTTTCCCTGGGCATGGTAACCATGTGCATCGGCGGCGGGATGGGGGCAGCCGGGGTGTTCGAACTGATGTGA
- the acnA gene encoding aconitate hydratase AcnA, whose protein sequence is MGKRKGNSYGTKRTVRIDGRDHIFHSLPALYDAGIGDVSRLPYSLRILLENLLRHENGVTVTAEVIASLAGWDPHGGPGIEIEFMPARVLLQDFTGVPAVVDLAAIRSALTRLGGNPGRVNPRIPVDLVIDHSIQVDRFGSDSAFLENERLEFERNKERYQLLKWAQQAFDNFTVVPPNTGICHQVNLEFLGRVAMVSEGDDGLTVYPDTLVGTDSHTPMINGIGVLGWGVGGIEAEAVLLGQPYSMPIPEVVGVRFTGDLPAYATATDLVLTVTERLRKLGVVGKFVEYFGPGLPGLGVADRATIGNMTPEYGATVGIFPVDGQTVEYLRLTGREEAARVAEAYYREQDLWYDPGKPDPVYSQVVEIDLGSIEPSLAGPSRPQDRVSLSGAGDSFYQLLEDTGKMAQIKIDREHLEDWLNEGGCPVNGEIPASAGVGPKDICVPISKHDGTSYGLCHGYVVIAAITSCTNTSNPSVMIQAGLLARNAIKRGLQVKPWVKTSFAPGSVAVTDYLIDSGLMPYLEGLRFHLVGYGCTTCIGNSGPLPDDIRKAVVEDDLVVSSVLSGNRNFEGRIHNQVRANYLASPPLVVAYALGGKMSLDLTKDPLGHDTAGNPVYLRDIWPPPAEVQEHVQKYVTPVKFQNTYANVFQGSEQWNVMKVPGGGDYRWDETSTYIKEPPYFADMAADLSDQGDIAGARVLALLGDTVTTDHISPAGAIPEESPAGQYLIAKGVSVADFNSYGSRRGNHEVMIRGTFGNVRIKNQLLAGIEGGFTRHFPTDEQMWIYDAAMRYGDERVPLIVVAGKEYGTGSSRDWAAKGTRLLGVRAVIAESFERIHRSNLIGMGVLPLQFRDGESWKSLGLTGRETYHIAGVSSLSPASKLEVRAVSPDGAERSFSVLARIDTPNEFEYFTNGGILPFVLRQFLKE, encoded by the coding sequence ATGGGAAAGAGAAAGGGAAACAGTTACGGCACGAAGAGAACCGTCCGGATAGATGGCCGCGATCACATATTCCACTCCCTGCCGGCACTCTATGATGCAGGGATCGGCGATGTGAGCCGGCTCCCCTATTCTCTGCGGATACTGCTCGAGAACCTGCTGCGCCACGAAAACGGCGTGACGGTCACCGCTGAGGTCATCGCGTCCCTGGCGGGATGGGACCCGCACGGCGGCCCGGGGATCGAGATAGAGTTCATGCCGGCGCGAGTCCTCCTCCAGGACTTCACGGGCGTTCCGGCCGTTGTGGATTTAGCGGCCATCCGATCTGCCCTGACCAGGCTCGGCGGCAATCCCGGGAGGGTAAACCCCCGCATCCCGGTAGACCTGGTCATCGACCATTCAATCCAGGTGGACCGATTCGGCAGCGACTCCGCCTTCCTCGAGAACGAACGGCTCGAGTTCGAGCGGAACAAAGAGCGGTATCAGCTTTTAAAATGGGCACAGCAGGCATTTGACAACTTCACCGTTGTTCCTCCCAACACGGGCATCTGCCATCAGGTGAACCTGGAGTTTCTGGGCCGCGTCGCCATGGTGTCGGAAGGGGATGATGGCCTGACCGTTTATCCCGACACCCTCGTGGGCACAGACTCCCACACGCCGATGATAAACGGCATCGGTGTCCTGGGCTGGGGCGTCGGCGGAATCGAGGCGGAAGCGGTTCTGCTCGGGCAGCCCTACTCAATGCCCATACCCGAGGTGGTGGGTGTCAGGTTTACGGGGGATCTCCCGGCTTACGCGACGGCGACGGACCTCGTGCTGACGGTGACGGAGCGTCTCCGGAAGCTGGGCGTGGTGGGCAAGTTCGTCGAGTACTTCGGGCCCGGGCTTCCGGGCCTCGGGGTGGCCGATCGCGCCACCATTGGAAACATGACGCCCGAATACGGTGCCACGGTGGGTATCTTCCCCGTCGACGGGCAGACGGTTGAGTATCTCCGCCTCACGGGACGGGAAGAGGCGGCGAGGGTCGCCGAGGCATACTACCGGGAGCAGGACCTCTGGTACGACCCCGGCAAGCCGGATCCCGTCTATTCCCAGGTGGTCGAGATCGACCTTGGATCGATCGAGCCGAGCCTGGCCGGTCCCTCGCGTCCGCAGGACCGTGTCTCCCTCTCCGGGGCGGGCGACTCGTTCTATCAGCTGCTGGAAGACACGGGAAAAATGGCGCAGATAAAGATCGACCGGGAGCACCTCGAAGACTGGCTGAACGAGGGCGGGTGCCCGGTGAACGGTGAAATTCCCGCCTCTGCCGGCGTTGGGCCGAAAGATATCTGCGTGCCGATAAGCAAGCACGACGGCACCTCCTACGGTCTCTGCCACGGCTACGTGGTCATTGCGGCGATAACCAGCTGCACCAACACGTCCAATCCCTCCGTGATGATCCAGGCGGGGCTCCTGGCGAGAAATGCCATAAAGCGAGGCCTCCAGGTCAAGCCCTGGGTGAAAACGAGCTTTGCCCCCGGGTCGGTCGCCGTGACGGACTACCTCATCGATTCCGGGCTCATGCCTTACCTCGAAGGCCTCCGGTTTCACCTCGTCGGATACGGATGCACGACCTGCATCGGCAACAGCGGTCCCCTTCCCGATGATATCAGGAAGGCGGTGGTTGAGGATGACCTTGTCGTCTCCTCCGTCCTCTCGGGAAACCGGAACTTCGAAGGCAGGATTCACAACCAGGTCCGCGCAAACTACCTGGCGTCGCCGCCGCTCGTCGTAGCCTATGCCCTGGGGGGAAAGATGAGCCTCGACCTGACAAAGGACCCCCTCGGCCACGACACGGCCGGCAACCCGGTGTACCTGAGAGATATCTGGCCGCCCCCCGCTGAGGTTCAGGAACACGTCCAGAAGTACGTCACCCCGGTGAAGTTCCAGAATACCTACGCCAACGTTTTCCAGGGGAGCGAGCAGTGGAACGTCATGAAGGTCCCCGGAGGCGGCGATTACCGGTGGGATGAGACCTCAACCTACATAAAAGAGCCTCCCTATTTCGCGGACATGGCAGCGGATCTCTCGGATCAGGGAGATATCGCGGGCGCGAGGGTTCTCGCCCTCTTAGGCGATACGGTCACCACCGACCACATATCGCCTGCCGGCGCCATTCCGGAAGAGAGCCCGGCCGGCCAGTACCTGATAGCGAAGGGCGTTTCCGTCGCTGATTTCAACTCCTACGGGTCCCGGCGGGGAAACCACGAGGTGATGATCCGGGGCACCTTCGGAAACGTCCGCATAAAGAATCAACTACTCGCCGGCATCGAGGGGGGGTTCACCCGCCATTTTCCCACCGATGAGCAGATGTGGATTTACGATGCGGCGATGCGCTACGGCGATGAAAGGGTCCCTCTCATCGTGGTAGCGGGGAAGGAATACGGCACGGGTTCGTCGAGGGACTGGGCGGCGAAGGGGACCAGGCTTCTTGGGGTCAGGGCGGTTATTGCAGAGAGCTTCGAGAGGATACACCGCTCCAATCTCATCGGCATGGGCGTGCTTCCCCTCCAGTTCCGGGATGGGGAAAGCTGGAAATCCCTGGGGCTGACGGGACGGGAGACCTACCACATTGCTGGCGTCTCGTCGCTTTCCCCCGCATCAAAACTCGAGGTGAGGGCCGTTTCCCCCGACGGGGCGGAAAGGAGTTTTTCCGTCCTGGCACGGATCGATACGCCGAACGAGTTCGAATACTTCACAAACGGTGGCATCCTTCCCTTCGTTCTCCGCCAGTTCCTGAAGGAGTGA
- the lhgO gene encoding L-2-hydroxyglutarate oxidase, with product MALLRQYRVSLVLLEAEEQLAAHQSGRNSGVIHAGLYYRPGSLKARYCVEGREALYRFCEDHAIPSERCGKIVVAVSREEAPRLDELERRGMENGLSGLKGIRGEEIAEYEPHASGVRGLLVPETGIVDFTRVTESFAAVIMERGGEIRRGARVTSVSMEGGGMAIETEGGVVHSRYLINCAGLYADRVARMCGVDPGIQIIPFRGEYYTLVSHRRHLVKNLIYPVPDPRFPFLGVHFTRMVGGEVEAGPNAVLALKREGYGRFDFSLADTGQMLRYPGFWRMVAKYGRVGAGEFYRSFSRTAFLRALERLVPQISAGDIVPAKSGVRAQALEPDGSLVDDFRIAATDRTIHVLNAPSPAATASIPIGNAIAGRAAENFGIKKAPGHNGKEW from the coding sequence ATGGCCCTTCTGAGACAGTACCGGGTCTCCCTGGTTCTCCTCGAGGCGGAGGAGCAGCTTGCAGCCCATCAGAGCGGGAGAAACAGCGGGGTGATCCATGCCGGGCTCTACTACCGGCCGGGGAGCCTGAAGGCCAGGTACTGTGTCGAGGGGCGCGAGGCGCTCTACCGCTTTTGCGAGGATCACGCGATCCCCAGCGAGCGGTGCGGAAAGATCGTCGTTGCCGTCAGCCGGGAAGAGGCCCCCCGCCTCGATGAGCTGGAAAGGAGGGGCATGGAGAACGGTCTTTCGGGCCTGAAGGGCATACGGGGGGAAGAGATCGCCGAGTACGAGCCGCACGCCTCGGGAGTGAGAGGGCTCCTCGTCCCCGAGACGGGAATCGTTGATTTTACCCGGGTGACGGAATCCTTCGCCGCGGTGATCATGGAGCGGGGGGGAGAGATACGAAGGGGGGCACGGGTGACATCGGTCAGCATGGAAGGGGGCGGTATGGCTATCGAGACGGAAGGGGGTGTGGTGCACAGCCGCTACCTGATTAACTGTGCGGGCCTTTATGCAGACAGGGTCGCCCGGATGTGCGGAGTGGACCCGGGAATACAGATCATCCCTTTCAGGGGCGAGTATTACACCCTCGTTTCCCATCGCAGGCACCTCGTGAAAAACCTGATCTACCCCGTTCCCGACCCGCGTTTTCCCTTTCTCGGGGTGCACTTCACGCGGATGGTGGGCGGGGAAGTGGAGGCGGGGCCGAATGCGGTGCTGGCATTGAAGCGGGAAGGGTACGGCCGCTTCGATTTCTCCCTCGCCGACACGGGGCAGATGCTCCGCTACCCCGGGTTCTGGCGGATGGTAGCAAAATACGGCAGGGTGGGGGCCGGTGAGTTCTACCGCTCCTTCAGCAGAACGGCTTTCCTCAGGGCCCTTGAGAGGCTGGTGCCGCAGATCAGTGCCGGCGATATCGTTCCCGCAAAATCGGGCGTTCGTGCCCAGGCGCTCGAGCCCGACGGAAGCCTCGTTGACGACTTCAGGATTGCCGCCACGGATCGCACGATACACGTGCTCAATGCACCATCTCCCGCCGCCACGGCGTCCATTCCGATAGGGAACGCAATCGCCGGAAGGGCAGCCGAGAATTTCGGGATAAAGAAAGCCCCGGGGCACAACGGGAAGGAATGGTGA
- a CDS encoding sugar kinase, protein MRVTGLGQCCLDYLGLVESFPETDTKTEILLWKEQGGGPVATALVALSRLGASCRFYGVRGDDGAGEKIEASLAGEKIDVGGLVTRRGASSQEAFIAIERGTGTRTIFWKRATGEELREKELGEDFLLGADFLLLDGLMAEVSLLAARRANELGIPVMLDAGRVRKGMLEIAALSDYLVASGEFAADLGWDPSGGDLRRAAERFSCKAVTVTLGSRGSVTWDGRDMISVPAFEVDVADTTGAGDVFHGGYIFGLLKGWDIRRTVIFASALAAMKCREIGGRSGIPGIAGVLAFLGERGYDYRV, encoded by the coding sequence ATGCGCGTAACCGGTTTGGGCCAGTGTTGCCTGGATTATCTCGGTCTTGTTGAGTCTTTTCCCGAAACAGACACGAAAACGGAAATCCTCCTCTGGAAAGAGCAGGGAGGGGGGCCCGTTGCGACGGCTCTCGTCGCCCTCTCCCGCCTGGGTGCCTCCTGCAGGTTCTACGGGGTGAGAGGAGACGACGGTGCGGGCGAGAAGATAGAAGCGTCCCTCGCCGGGGAGAAAATCGACGTGGGAGGGCTGGTAACGAGGAGGGGGGCATCGTCACAGGAAGCGTTCATCGCAATCGAGCGGGGGACCGGGACGAGGACGATATTCTGGAAGAGGGCAACGGGGGAGGAGCTCAGAGAAAAGGAGCTGGGAGAGGATTTCCTCCTGGGCGCTGATTTTCTCCTTCTCGACGGGCTGATGGCCGAGGTTTCCCTCCTCGCGGCGAGAAGGGCAAATGAGCTCGGTATCCCCGTTATGCTCGACGCCGGGAGGGTAAGGAAGGGAATGCTCGAAATAGCGGCGCTCTCGGACTATCTGGTGGCGTCGGGCGAGTTTGCCGCCGACCTGGGGTGGGACCCTTCGGGGGGAGACCTTCGCAGGGCGGCGGAACGCTTTTCCTGCAAGGCCGTGACGGTAACCCTCGGGTCCCGGGGCAGCGTCACCTGGGACGGCCGGGACATGATATCGGTCCCGGCTTTCGAGGTGGACGTGGCCGATACGACGGGGGCGGGGGACGTGTTCCACGGAGGGTATATCTTCGGTCTCCTCAAGGGCTGGGACATAAGGAGGACGGTCATCTTTGCCTCCGCACTCGCGGCGATGAAGTGCAGGGAGATCGGGGGCAGGTCGGGAATCCCGGGGATAGCCGGGGTGTTGGCCTTTCTGGGTGAGAGAGGGTACGATTACCGTGTGTAG